A genomic region of Hydrogenovibrio crunogenus contains the following coding sequences:
- a CDS encoding replication-associated recombination protein A, translated as MEYQAYQPLSDRLRPQSLDDFVGQTHLLGKGRALSKMFESGRMHSMIFWGPPGTGKTTLARLIAKQSDLQFLNLSAVLDGVKEVRAAVEQAKLHRQQFQQGSLLFVDEVHRFNKAQQDAFLPFVEDGTFIFIGATTENPSFELNNALLSRARVYVLRSLDEDDLQQVLNRATALLNQELSQPLRIEPDAQAALIQFSDGDARRLLNLLEQAVDFAEVIPSNDPDAETGENPPGLVVLTVENCREVIQGGVRRFDKGGEAFYDQISALHKSIRGSDANAALYWLTRMLDGGVDARYLARRLIRMASEDIGNADIRALDVTVNAAEAYERLGSPEGDLALAQAAVYLAVAPKSNAVYMGYKAALKDIKEHGSYEVPLHLRNAPTKLMQNLSYGEGYRYAHDEPEAYAAGESYFPEEMLEREYYQPVNRGLEIKIADKMQRLAQMDAASPLKRRQD; from the coding sequence ATGGAGTACCAAGCTTACCAACCTTTATCGGATCGACTGCGTCCACAAAGCCTAGACGACTTTGTCGGGCAAACGCATTTGCTGGGTAAAGGGCGCGCCTTGTCCAAGATGTTTGAATCGGGGCGGATGCATTCTATGATTTTTTGGGGACCGCCAGGCACGGGTAAAACCACGTTGGCCAGATTGATTGCCAAGCAGTCGGATTTACAGTTCCTGAATTTGTCCGCAGTATTGGATGGTGTTAAAGAAGTGCGTGCTGCGGTGGAACAAGCCAAATTACATCGTCAACAGTTTCAGCAAGGTTCTTTGTTGTTTGTGGACGAAGTGCATCGCTTTAATAAAGCCCAGCAAGACGCGTTTTTACCTTTTGTAGAAGATGGCACCTTTATCTTTATCGGAGCCACCACTGAAAACCCGTCATTTGAATTAAACAACGCCTTGTTATCACGCGCCAGAGTGTACGTGCTTCGCTCTTTGGATGAAGACGATTTGCAGCAGGTGTTGAACCGTGCGACAGCGTTGCTAAATCAAGAACTGTCGCAACCATTGAGAATCGAACCCGATGCGCAAGCTGCATTGATTCAGTTTTCCGACGGCGACGCGCGTCGTTTATTAAACTTACTGGAACAAGCAGTCGATTTTGCCGAAGTCATTCCGAGCAATGATCCGGATGCCGAGACGGGTGAAAATCCGCCAGGCCTGGTGGTTTTAACGGTTGAAAATTGTCGTGAAGTGATTCAAGGCGGGGTGCGACGATTTGATAAAGGGGGCGAAGCCTTTTATGATCAGATCTCAGCATTGCATAAATCCATTCGTGGTTCGGATGCGAATGCGGCCCTATATTGGTTAACACGCATGTTGGATGGCGGGGTCGATGCTCGTTACCTAGCTCGCCGTCTGATCCGTATGGCCAGTGAAGACATTGGTAATGCGGATATTCGAGCGTTGGATGTCACAGTCAATGCTGCGGAAGCTTACGAACGTTTGGGTTCGCCAGAAGGTGATTTGGCGTTGGCGCAAGCTGCCGTTTATCTGGCCGTGGCGCCGAAATCGAATGCCGTGTATATGGGCTATAAAGCCGCCCTGAAAGATATTAAAGAGCATGGCTCTTATGAAGTCCCCTTACACTTACGAAATGCGCCGACTAAGCTCATGCAGAATTTGAGTTATGGAGAAGGTTACCGCTATGCTCATGACGAGCCGGAAGCCTATGCGGCCGGAGAAAGTTATTTCCCAGAAGAAATGTTGGAAAGAGAATATTATCAACCCGTTAACCGTGGGTTGGAAATTAAGATTGCCGATAAAATGCAGCGTTTAGCGCAAATGGATGCGGCCTCACCACTCAAACGGAGACAAGACTGA
- the crcB gene encoding fluoride efflux transporter CrcB, which produces MQSFHVLQLVAVGFGGALGAMARFVVSNQVYAWWGRDFAWGTLVVNSLGSFAIGLLMILMIDKFHASVEMRSFLIVGFLGAFTTFSTFSFETYSFLQTGEITKAMLNIGVSVLTGLFAVWLGIWTGKQFFSP; this is translated from the coding sequence ATGCAGTCCTTTCACGTATTACAATTGGTTGCCGTAGGCTTTGGCGGCGCGTTGGGCGCTATGGCGCGTTTTGTCGTGTCAAATCAGGTTTATGCTTGGTGGGGGCGAGACTTTGCCTGGGGAACTCTTGTGGTAAACTCGCTTGGTTCTTTCGCCATCGGCTTGTTGATGATTTTGATGATCGATAAGTTCCATGCCTCGGTGGAAATGCGATCCTTCTTGATTGTTGGGTTTTTAGGTGCCTTTACCACCTTTTCAACGTTTTCGTTTGAAACCTACTCCTTTTTGCAGACCGGTGAAATCACCAAAGCCATGCTGAACATCGGTGTGAGTGTACTGACTGGATTATTTGCGGTTTGGTTAGGCATTTGGACTGGTAAACAGTTTTTCAGTCCGTAA
- the serS gene encoding serine--tRNA ligase — protein sequence MLDSKLLRTDLETVAAKLKTRGFVLDTAQIDELEAKRKDWQVKTQELQAERNSRSKGIGKAKAAGEDIQPLLDEVANLGDQLEEAKLASDAIQAEIELIYAGIPNLPHDSTPVGNSEDDNVEVRQWGEPKTFDFDIKDHVDLAEARGWYDNDAAVKIASSRFSVLKGPMAKLQRALTQLMLDSHTEAGYEEVYVPFLVNQDSLHGTGQLPKFEADLYKIDKHEEHDTSDRDLYLIPTAEVPVTNLFRDEIIDEDSLPLKFTAHTPCFRSEAGSYGRDTKGLIRQHQFEKVEMVQIVHPDQSYEALEGLTQQAESILQKLELPYRVMSLCTGDIGFSAAKTYDLEVWLPGQQAYREISSCSNFEDFQARRLKARFRKGQDKPQLAHTLNGSGLAVGRTLVAVLENYQNADGSITVPTALRPYLGGVEVL from the coding sequence ATGTTAGATTCAAAATTGCTAAGAACCGATTTAGAAACGGTCGCCGCCAAACTGAAAACGCGAGGCTTTGTGCTGGACACGGCACAAATCGATGAGCTGGAAGCCAAGCGTAAAGACTGGCAAGTCAAAACCCAGGAATTGCAAGCAGAGCGTAACAGCCGTTCCAAAGGCATTGGTAAAGCCAAAGCGGCTGGAGAAGACATCCAACCTCTATTGGATGAGGTCGCTAACCTGGGGGATCAGTTGGAAGAAGCCAAACTTGCATCGGATGCCATTCAAGCCGAAATCGAATTGATTTATGCTGGTATTCCAAATCTACCGCATGATTCGACGCCAGTTGGTAACTCTGAAGACGATAACGTTGAAGTTCGCCAATGGGGCGAGCCAAAGACATTTGACTTTGATATCAAAGACCATGTCGATTTGGCTGAAGCGCGGGGCTGGTATGACAATGATGCTGCGGTCAAGATTGCTTCTTCCCGTTTTTCTGTTTTAAAAGGGCCGATGGCCAAGCTGCAACGTGCCTTGACACAATTGATGCTGGATTCACACACGGAAGCCGGTTATGAAGAAGTTTATGTGCCGTTTCTAGTGAATCAGGACAGTTTGCACGGTACAGGGCAGTTGCCTAAGTTTGAAGCGGATTTATATAAGATTGATAAACATGAAGAGCATGACACCTCTGACCGTGATTTATATTTAATCCCGACGGCGGAAGTGCCGGTGACCAATCTGTTCCGTGATGAAATCATCGATGAAGATTCTTTACCGCTTAAATTTACGGCTCATACCCCTTGTTTCCGTTCAGAAGCTGGGTCTTACGGTCGAGATACCAAAGGCTTGATTCGTCAGCATCAATTTGAAAAAGTCGAAATGGTTCAGATTGTACATCCCGATCAGTCATACGAAGCGCTGGAAGGCCTGACACAACAAGCGGAATCGATTTTGCAGAAGTTAGAGCTACCTTATCGCGTGATGTCTTTGTGTACGGGGGATATTGGCTTCTCAGCGGCAAAAACCTATGACTTGGAAGTCTGGTTGCCAGGCCAACAAGCGTACCGTGAAATTTCTTCGTGCTCCAACTTTGAAGATTTTCAGGCGCGTCGCTTAAAGGCGCGTTTTAGAAAAGGGCAAGATAAACCTCAGCTAGCGCACACCTTAAATGGCTCAGGCTTGGCGGTCGGGCGTACATTGGTTGCTGTGTTGGAAAACTATCAGAATGCGGATGGCTCGATTACGGTGCCAACCGCTTTACGACCATACTTAGGTGGCGTGGAAGTTTTGTAA
- a CDS encoding tyrosine-type recombinase/integrase, producing the protein MLNNTKVKRLKAADKTYRELDYDGLYIEVKPNGKKFWRYRYKKPDGKESMKSLGEFPKVDIDQARESRDAFRKGEEYSSQKDNLVSEVALKWLEWKGYKSQKNYDLIRSRIENYINPVIGNMPINHVKPKDILPILKRIEKRGHLELARRIQQLLSGIFKYGALNLLCETNPALILSGATKAPNVKHHPAITTEEPFKDLLQKVDAGEFMRVPAIKLALQLQAYIFLRSESMRLIKPGDVDLKNRLLSIPKTKNHREMIVPLCDSAIQIIEDALEMTDGFYLFSGMSVGSMISENSLNKRLRYYGIDKDEHVFHGYRTTFSTLARDKLRLEGELIEIQLDHNVKSKVQAAYDRSERLEERYEMMVKWGDYVDSLRFIK; encoded by the coding sequence ATGCTTAACAATACAAAAGTAAAAAGGCTGAAAGCTGCGGATAAAACGTATCGTGAACTTGATTACGATGGGCTTTATATCGAGGTCAAACCTAATGGCAAAAAGTTTTGGCGGTACCGATACAAAAAGCCGGACGGCAAAGAATCAATGAAATCTCTTGGTGAATTTCCAAAAGTGGATATTGACCAGGCCCGGGAATCACGAGATGCTTTTAGGAAGGGAGAAGAATATTCTTCTCAAAAGGATAACCTGGTCAGTGAAGTTGCTTTAAAGTGGCTCGAGTGGAAAGGGTATAAGTCTCAAAAAAATTACGATCTCATTAGAAGCAGAATTGAGAATTACATCAATCCTGTTATTGGCAATATGCCAATTAATCATGTTAAGCCTAAAGATATACTCCCAATCTTAAAAAGAATCGAAAAGCGAGGTCATTTAGAGCTTGCTAGACGTATTCAGCAATTACTAAGTGGTATCTTTAAATATGGTGCGCTTAATTTGCTCTGTGAAACGAATCCGGCACTTATATTAAGCGGTGCAACCAAGGCACCTAATGTTAAGCACCATCCTGCAATCACAACTGAAGAACCTTTTAAAGATTTGCTCCAAAAAGTAGATGCTGGTGAATTTATGCGGGTTCCCGCTATAAAGCTTGCTTTACAACTTCAAGCCTACATTTTTTTAAGATCAGAAAGCATGCGCTTAATAAAGCCTGGTGATGTCGATTTAAAAAACCGGCTGCTCTCTATTCCAAAAACTAAGAATCATCGTGAAATGATAGTGCCACTTTGTGACTCAGCAATTCAGATCATAGAAGATGCCCTTGAAATGACAGATGGATTTTATTTGTTCAGTGGCATGAGTGTTGGCTCAATGATCAGTGAGAACTCATTAAATAAGCGGTTGCGTTATTATGGCATTGATAAAGATGAGCATGTATTTCATGGTTATAGAACGACTTTTAGTACCCTTGCAAGAGATAAGCTAAGGCTTGAGGGTGAATTGATTGAGATTCAGCTAGACCATAATGTTAAATCAAAGGTTCAAGCCGCTTATGACCGTAGTGAGCGACTTGAAGAGCGTTATGAAATGATGGTTAAGTGGGGAGATTATGTGGATTCGTTGAGGTTTATCAAATAA
- a CDS encoding IS256 family transposase has protein sequence MDQEKLKAMAAELAKDIKTQSDLSDLSASLLKMTVEAALGAEMEEHLGYPKHHSSDSDNSRNGYSFKTLKGDHGEVEIAIPRDRQSEFNPTIIKKGETRLTSMDDQILALYAKGMTTRDIVATFKEMYGADVSPTLISKVTEAVMEKVTLWRSRPLDEVYPLLYLDGIVIKVRQDKQVVRKTMYVALGVNTDGQKECLGLWLSETESSKFWLSVLNDLEARGVKDILVASVDGLTGFPEAINTVYPQADVQLCIVHMVRNSLRYVGYKERKQVANDLKQVYQSVTEEEALLALEQFETKWDDKFPNIGRSWRNNWDNVATLFQYPQAIRKVIYTTNAIESLNSVIRKATKNRKIFSHDNSAFKIIFLAIESASKKWTMPIRDWKLAMNQFMILHEERLKPYV, from the coding sequence ATCGACCAAGAAAAACTCAAAGCCATGGCCGCTGAGCTGGCCAAGGATATCAAAACTCAGAGCGACTTGTCTGACCTCTCAGCCAGTCTGCTTAAAATGACCGTTGAAGCCGCCCTCGGTGCTGAAATGGAAGAGCACCTGGGCTATCCCAAGCACCACAGTTCCGACAGCGACAACAGCCGAAACGGCTATTCATTTAAAACCCTCAAAGGCGACCATGGCGAAGTGGAAATCGCCATCCCTCGGGATCGCCAGAGTGAGTTTAACCCCACCATTATCAAAAAAGGCGAAACCCGCCTGACCAGCATGGATGACCAGATACTGGCGCTTTATGCCAAAGGCATGACCACCCGAGACATTGTGGCAACGTTCAAAGAGATGTATGGCGCTGATGTCTCGCCAACACTGATCTCCAAGGTCACCGAAGCGGTCATGGAAAAAGTCACCCTCTGGCGTTCTCGTCCGTTGGACGAAGTCTATCCGCTGCTGTATCTCGATGGTATTGTCATCAAGGTCCGCCAGGACAAACAGGTGGTGCGAAAAACCATGTATGTAGCGCTTGGCGTCAATACCGACGGCCAAAAAGAATGCCTGGGCCTGTGGCTGTCTGAGACCGAGTCATCCAAGTTCTGGTTGAGCGTTTTAAACGACCTTGAAGCCCGAGGCGTCAAGGACATACTGGTCGCAAGCGTTGATGGCCTGACGGGCTTTCCTGAGGCCATCAATACCGTCTACCCTCAGGCAGATGTTCAACTTTGCATTGTGCACATGGTGCGCAATTCCCTGCGTTATGTTGGCTACAAAGAGCGCAAACAGGTCGCCAACGACCTCAAACAGGTTTACCAGTCAGTGACCGAAGAAGAAGCTCTGTTGGCGCTTGAGCAGTTCGAGACCAAATGGGATGACAAATTCCCCAATATCGGTCGTTCCTGGCGCAACAACTGGGACAATGTGGCCACGCTGTTCCAGTACCCTCAGGCGATCCGCAAGGTGATCTATACGACGAATGCGATTGAATCTTTGAACTCGGTGATTCGCAAAGCCACCAAGAATCGCAAGATCTTCAGCCATGATAACTCGGCCTTTAAAATCATTTTTCTGGCCATTGAATCGGCCTCAAAAAAATGGACCATGCCGATTCGAGACTGGAAATTAGCCATGAACCAGTTTATGATTCTGCATGAAGAACGCTTGAAACCTTATGTTTGA
- a CDS encoding type I restriction-modification system subunit M, with amino-acid sequence MSEEEKRLLEQQLWNIANALRGKMDADEFRDYILGFIFYKYLSEKLCLYANSLEDDFDYASIDETTEEGKEIVEAVAQETIEKLGYVLKPSELFSAVAKKGSAIEGESTDNFILGELQNTLNNIEQSTMGTESEDDFNKLFEDLDLNSTKLGKTEKQKNELVSKILSHLDQVDFQLENANADVLGDSYEYLIGQFASGAGKKAGEFYTPQTVSSILAKIVTDDKNYLKSVYDPTCGSGSLLLRVSKEVKEVGHFYGQELNRTTYNLARMNMILHDVNYKQFDISQDDTLEHPHHLGQQFEAIVANPPFSAHWSANPLFLSDDRFSQYGKLAPKTKADFAFVQHMVHHLADNGTMAVVLPHGVLFRGAAEGHIRQYLIEDRNYLDAVIGLPANIFYGTSIPTCILVFKKCRTNPDDILFIDASNGFEKAKNQNRLRPEDIDKIVTTYHNRETIDKYSYVAGLAEIKENDYNLNIPRYVDTFEEEEPVDLAAVTQQIKVIDKEMQQTDAVIADYCKQLGIEAPF; translated from the coding sequence ATGTCAGAAGAAGAAAAAAGACTACTTGAACAACAGCTCTGGAATATCGCCAACGCCTTGCGTGGCAAGATGGATGCCGATGAATTTCGGGATTACATCTTAGGGTTTATCTTTTACAAATACCTCTCAGAAAAGCTCTGCCTTTACGCCAACAGCCTAGAAGACGATTTTGATTATGCCTCTATCGATGAAACCACCGAAGAAGGCAAAGAGATTGTTGAAGCGGTCGCGCAAGAGACCATTGAAAAGCTGGGCTATGTGTTAAAACCCTCTGAACTCTTTTCCGCCGTAGCTAAGAAAGGTTCGGCCATTGAAGGCGAATCGACCGATAACTTTATCTTGGGTGAGCTGCAAAACACGCTTAATAACATCGAACAGTCCACTATGGGCACGGAGTCCGAAGACGACTTTAATAAACTGTTTGAAGATCTCGACTTAAACTCCACCAAATTGGGTAAAACCGAAAAGCAAAAGAACGAACTGGTCTCTAAAATCCTCTCGCATTTAGATCAAGTCGATTTCCAGCTCGAAAACGCCAATGCCGATGTATTAGGTGATTCTTACGAATACCTGATTGGGCAGTTTGCCAGCGGCGCCGGTAAAAAAGCCGGTGAGTTCTATACCCCGCAAACGGTTTCTAGCATTCTCGCTAAGATTGTCACTGACGATAAAAACTATCTGAAATCGGTGTATGACCCAACCTGCGGTTCGGGGTCTTTGTTGTTACGTGTTTCCAAAGAAGTGAAAGAAGTCGGGCATTTTTATGGGCAAGAACTCAACCGGACTACCTATAACTTGGCGCGCATGAACATGATTCTGCACGATGTGAACTACAAACAGTTCGACATCAGCCAGGACGATACGCTGGAACACCCGCATCACTTAGGCCAACAGTTTGAAGCCATTGTCGCCAATCCGCCTTTCTCGGCTCACTGGTCTGCCAATCCTTTGTTTTTAAGTGACGACCGCTTTTCACAATACGGCAAGCTTGCCCCAAAAACCAAAGCCGACTTTGCCTTTGTGCAGCACATGGTGCACCACCTGGCCGATAACGGCACCATGGCGGTGGTGTTGCCGCATGGCGTATTATTCAGAGGCGCGGCAGAAGGGCATATTCGCCAATACCTAATTGAAGACCGTAATTATCTGGATGCCGTGATAGGTCTGCCTGCCAATATCTTCTACGGCACCTCAATCCCCACCTGTATTTTAGTGTTTAAGAAATGCCGAACTAATCCAGACGATATTCTGTTTATTGATGCGTCCAATGGCTTTGAAAAAGCCAAGAACCAAAACCGACTAAGACCGGAAGACATCGACAAAATCGTCACCACCTATCACAACCGTGAAACGATTGATAAATACAGCTACGTAGCAGGCCTGGCAGAAATCAAAGAGAACGACTACAACCTCAATATTCCGCGATATGTGGATACCTTTGAAGAAGAAGAACCGGTTGATTTAGCTGCGGTAACCCAACAAATCAAAGTCATTGATAAAGAAATGCAACAAACCGACGCGGTGATTGCCGACTACTGCAAACAGCTTGGCATAGAGGCACCGTTTTAA
- a CDS encoding restriction endonuclease subunit S produces the protein MSDIKNVPESKTVRSKAEPELRFPDFNGVNLFQGLLGELSDVRDGTHDSPKFYDSGFPLVTSKNLKADGTLDLNDVNLISREDYISINKRSGVSVGDILFGMIGTIGNPVLLKEDGFAIKNVALLKEKEKLKNDFLIHYLSGSNIARQFYVNNVGGTQKFIALGQIRSLEINFPQLPEQQKIADFLSSVDKKIEQLTEKHRLLTEYKKGVMQQIFTQQIRFKDNQGNDYPEWEHRPFTDVLSPVSTKKFQIKSNEIQDLGKYPVVDQGQKNIAGYSDYEEKLLKTNSLIVYGDHTTVVKFIDFDFIVGADGTKVLDACSNDDLRYLFYNLMYNNISAEGYKRHFSILKKINLQIPILEEQQKIANFLTEIDHKIDQAWSILEQTKAFKKGLLQKMFV, from the coding sequence ATGAGTGATATTAAGAATGTGCCTGAATCGAAGACTGTGCGTAGCAAAGCGGAGCCAGAATTGAGGTTTCCTGATTTTAACGGAGTAAATCTATTTCAAGGGCTATTAGGAGAATTATCTGATGTGAGAGATGGTACACATGATTCTCCTAAATTTTATGATTCAGGTTTTCCATTGGTAACCTCCAAAAACTTAAAGGCTGATGGAACCTTAGACTTAAATGATGTTAATTTGATTTCCAGAGAAGACTACATTTCAATTAACAAGCGTTCAGGGGTTTCAGTTGGAGATATTTTATTTGGAATGATTGGCACAATTGGTAATCCCGTGTTACTTAAAGAGGATGGTTTTGCTATAAAAAATGTTGCATTGCTTAAAGAAAAAGAAAAGTTGAAAAATGATTTCCTTATTCATTATTTGTCAGGTAGCAATATTGCAAGGCAGTTTTATGTAAATAATGTTGGTGGAACACAGAAATTTATTGCATTGGGACAAATCAGGTCATTAGAAATAAATTTTCCACAGTTACCAGAACAACAAAAAATCGCTGATTTTTTAAGTTCGGTCGATAAAAAAATCGAACAGCTCACCGAAAAACACCGCCTGCTCACCGAATACAAAAAAGGCGTCATGCAACAAATATTCACCCAACAAATCCGCTTTAAAGACAACCAAGGCAATGACTATCCTGAGTGGGAACATAGGCCGTTTACTGATGTATTAAGTCCAGTTAGTACTAAGAAATTTCAAATTAAAAGCAATGAAATTCAAGATTTGGGAAAATATCCTGTTGTTGACCAAGGGCAGAAAAATATTGCAGGCTATAGTGATTATGAAGAAAAGTTATTAAAAACGAATAGCTTGATTGTTTACGGTGATCATACGACTGTTGTGAAATTTATAGATTTTGATTTTATTGTTGGTGCTGACGGCACTAAAGTTTTAGATGCCTGCTCAAATGATGATTTAAGGTACTTATTCTATAACTTGATGTATAACAATATTTCAGCAGAAGGTTACAAGCGACATTTTAGTATTTTGAAGAAAATTAATCTTCAAATACCGATATTGGAAGAACAACAAAAAATAGCCAATTTCCTAACCGAAATCGACCACAAAATCGACCAGGCCTGGTCAATCCTAGAACAAACCAAAGCCTTTAAAAAAGGCTTATTACAGAAGATGTTTGTGTAA
- a CDS encoding Fic family protein: MQRLTPYLPSSEHAQTPALYKQADDLVMACAGLSAGLHVNILSEIKRITFLVNNYYSNQIESEGTHPVDIYKAMINDFSQQDAEKSKQHLALAYGEAQEFVYASSHDFSCLQNILEVHSVFYGSKHILDEHRVVLDAQGAKHPIYPGQIRQTQVEVGQHLAPPAEDLEGLFRVFNQHYRFMPNDLMYQKIIKTFAAHHRFMFIHPFLDGNGRTGRLMTDGMLNQVFPETYGLWSLSRGLARHNPDYKKWLARADQIRQGTLDGRGQRTETGLIEFIRFMILMATDQVSYMAAMLKLPELHERLKQFVMLSQNASQFGLTVPVDMLKLIPTLLVDGEIRKADLPALLGCSERKARTIAKRLVEVGLLYDESKFAPLKLRLPERALPYIFPNLVPFLDE, from the coding sequence ATGCAGAGATTAACGCCTTACTTACCTTCAAGTGAACACGCTCAAACACCTGCGCTTTATAAGCAGGCAGATGATTTGGTGATGGCGTGTGCAGGTCTGTCAGCGGGGTTGCATGTCAATATTTTAAGTGAAATTAAGCGTATCACGTTTTTGGTAAATAACTATTATTCAAACCAGATAGAGAGTGAAGGCACGCATCCTGTTGATATTTATAAAGCGATGATTAATGATTTTTCTCAACAAGATGCGGAGAAGAGCAAACAACATTTGGCGTTGGCTTATGGTGAGGCGCAAGAGTTTGTTTATGCTTCGTCCCATGACTTTTCTTGTTTGCAAAATATTTTAGAGGTTCATTCTGTTTTTTATGGTTCTAAACATATTCTAGATGAACATCGTGTTGTATTAGATGCGCAGGGAGCCAAGCATCCGATTTATCCAGGACAGATTCGCCAAACACAGGTTGAAGTGGGTCAACACCTTGCGCCACCAGCCGAAGATTTAGAAGGGTTATTTCGGGTTTTTAACCAACATTATCGGTTTATGCCGAATGATTTGATGTATCAGAAAATTATTAAAACTTTTGCGGCCCATCATCGTTTTATGTTTATTCACCCGTTTTTAGACGGTAATGGCCGCACCGGGCGGTTGATGACGGATGGTATGTTAAACCAGGTTTTTCCCGAGACGTATGGCTTGTGGTCGCTTTCGCGCGGCTTAGCCCGTCATAACCCGGATTATAAAAAATGGTTGGCACGCGCCGATCAGATAAGGCAGGGGACTTTGGATGGTCGAGGGCAGCGGACTGAAACGGGGCTGATTGAGTTTATCCGTTTTATGATTTTGATGGCGACGGATCAGGTGAGTTATATGGCCGCTATGCTAAAGTTGCCGGAGTTGCATGAGCGTTTAAAGCAGTTTGTGATGTTGAGCCAAAATGCTTCTCAGTTTGGTTTAACCGTGCCGGTGGATATGCTGAAGCTTATTCCAACGCTGTTGGTGGACGGTGAAATTCGTAAGGCAGATTTGCCAGCCTTATTGGGCTGCTCTGAACGCAAGGCCAGAACCATTGCAAAGCGTTTGGTAGAGGTCGGATTACTTTATGATGAGAGCAAGTTTGCACCTTTAAAATTAAGGTTACCAGAAAGGGCGTTGCCTTATATTTTTCCAAATTTAGTGCCATTTTTAGATGAGTAG